One Vibrio sp. CDRSL-10 TSBA genomic region harbors:
- a CDS encoding response regulator gives MTPVVNAQAQILVIDDSDVTRETLVSYFEEEGFIVHSAETAEQGEELLAIHYIDMVLLDIRLPGKDGLTLTRELRSASEIGIILVTGRQDQIDRIIGLECGADEYVTKPFNPREILARSKNLIRRVRKLKTLERSTEKEPEGFIDIGPWKMDIHRRWLKKADSDEPVQLTEAEFQLLNALVTNPGRSLSRDELMDRLRNRSWNATDRTIDVLIGRIRRKLQDDSYSPKWLITVHGVGYLYSPE, from the coding sequence ATGACCCCCGTGGTAAACGCACAAGCTCAGATACTGGTGATCGACGATTCCGATGTCACCAGAGAAACTCTGGTCAGCTATTTTGAGGAAGAAGGCTTTATTGTCCACTCAGCAGAAACTGCCGAACAGGGCGAAGAGTTACTGGCGATCCATTACATCGATATGGTGCTGCTCGACATTCGCCTGCCCGGCAAAGATGGCCTGACCCTGACGCGCGAATTACGCAGTGCATCAGAGATTGGCATTATTCTGGTCACTGGCCGCCAGGATCAGATTGACCGGATAATTGGCCTGGAATGCGGTGCTGATGAATACGTCACCAAACCTTTCAATCCGCGCGAGATCCTGGCGCGGTCCAAAAACCTGATTCGCCGGGTCAGAAAGCTCAAAACACTGGAACGCAGTACGGAAAAAGAGCCCGAAGGCTTTATCGACATCGGGCCTTGGAAAATGGACATTCATCGCCGCTGGCTGAAAAAAGCGGACAGCGATGAACCGGTGCAGCTGACCGAAGCGGAATTTCAGTTGCTTAATGCGCTGGTCACTAACCCGGGCCGCTCCCTGTCCCGGGATGAACTGATGGACAGATTGAGGAATCGCTCCTGGAACGCCACCGATCGTACCATTGACGTCCTGATTGGCCGTATTCGCCGTAAACTGCAGGATGACAGTTACAGCCCGAAATGGCTGATTACCGTGCACGGTGTCGGTTACCTCTACTCACCCGAATAA